In Halanaeroarchaeum sp. HSR-CO, one DNA window encodes the following:
- a CDS encoding heavy metal translocating P-type ATPase, whose product MSCANCSAAIEDAVGDLEGVDEATANFATDEGSVEYDPEEVRLETIFDAIEQAGYSAATETVSIGVSDMSCANCAETIADRLHDTAGVITASVNYATDEAAVTYNPADVALEDLYDAVEAAGYSPVRETEGDEQSDSDRRQAARNEEIAKQRRLVLFGAALSLPLLGLMVEHLFFPSLLPDAIGPVGVGWFAFLFATPVQVVLGREFYRNSWNALVHNRTANMDVLIALGSTTAYTYSVAVLAGLIAGGLYFDTAALILVFITLGNFLEARSKGQAGEAIQQLLEMEAETATVIGPDGTEREVPLEEVQVGDILKVRPGEKIPTDGEVIDGQSAVDESMVTGESVPVEKSEGDEVVGSTINENGMLTVQATKVGAETAIQQIVDLVRDAQSRQPEIQNTADRISAYFVPAVIVNALFWGSIWYLFPEALAGFVGALPLWGVVAGGPAVAGGAVSVFEFSIIVFASAVLIACPCALGLATPAATMVGTSIGARNGVLFKGGDVLEQVRDIDAVVFDKTGTLTRGEMRLTDVVALDDQAVADGGVLQTRIDESFVLRMAASAERGSEHPLAAAIVDGATDRDLEVSEPTDFENVPGHGIRATVADTEVLVGNRALLESNDVDTERVSETLQTFESAGKTAMLVAVDGQVVGVIATADEIKESAKRAVATLTTRGQDVWMITGDNERTAKAVAQEVGIDADNVMAGVLPEDKANAIDEIQTDGRRAMMVGDGVNDAPALAAASVGTAIGSGTDVAIEAGDVTLMRDDPLDVVKAIRISEATLEKIKQNLFWALGYNTVMIPLASLGLLQPVLAAAAMAFSSVSVLTNSLLFRRYTPDTDYHVLGGLRR is encoded by the coding sequence ATGAGCTGTGCGAACTGCTCGGCCGCCATCGAGGACGCCGTCGGTGACCTCGAGGGCGTCGACGAGGCGACGGCCAACTTCGCGACCGACGAGGGCTCGGTAGAGTACGACCCCGAGGAAGTGCGCCTCGAAACGATCTTCGATGCCATCGAGCAGGCCGGCTACAGCGCCGCCACTGAGACGGTCTCCATCGGCGTCTCCGATATGTCCTGTGCGAACTGTGCGGAGACCATCGCCGACCGCCTCCACGATACGGCGGGGGTCATCACGGCGAGTGTGAACTACGCGACCGACGAGGCCGCCGTGACGTACAATCCGGCCGACGTCGCACTCGAAGACCTCTACGACGCCGTCGAGGCGGCGGGCTACTCCCCCGTCCGAGAGACTGAGGGCGACGAACAGAGCGATTCGGATAGACGACAGGCCGCCCGGAACGAGGAGATAGCGAAACAGCGACGACTGGTGCTCTTCGGGGCCGCACTATCGCTTCCGCTCCTCGGGCTGATGGTCGAGCATCTGTTTTTCCCATCGCTGTTGCCGGATGCCATCGGACCGGTTGGCGTCGGATGGTTCGCGTTCCTCTTCGCGACCCCCGTCCAGGTGGTCCTCGGCCGCGAGTTCTACCGCAACTCCTGGAACGCACTCGTCCACAACCGGACCGCCAACATGGACGTGCTCATCGCGCTCGGGTCCACGACTGCGTACACCTACAGCGTGGCCGTACTGGCCGGGCTCATCGCGGGCGGGCTCTACTTCGATACCGCAGCCCTCATCCTGGTGTTCATCACCCTCGGTAATTTCCTCGAAGCCCGCTCGAAGGGCCAGGCCGGCGAGGCCATCCAGCAACTCCTGGAGATGGAAGCCGAGACGGCGACCGTCATCGGCCCGGACGGAACGGAACGCGAAGTCCCCCTGGAGGAGGTCCAGGTCGGCGACATTCTGAAGGTCAGACCCGGCGAGAAGATTCCCACGGACGGCGAGGTCATCGACGGTCAGAGCGCCGTGGACGAATCGATGGTGACCGGCGAGTCGGTCCCCGTCGAGAAATCCGAGGGCGACGAGGTGGTCGGGTCCACCATCAACGAAAACGGTATGCTGACCGTCCAGGCCACGAAGGTCGGCGCCGAGACCGCCATCCAGCAGATCGTCGACCTCGTCCGGGACGCGCAGTCCCGCCAGCCCGAGATCCAGAACACGGCCGACCGCATCAGCGCATACTTCGTCCCGGCGGTCATCGTCAACGCGCTGTTCTGGGGGTCGATCTGGTACCTGTTCCCCGAAGCGCTCGCCGGATTCGTCGGCGCACTCCCACTCTGGGGGGTCGTGGCCGGTGGCCCGGCGGTCGCGGGCGGGGCAGTGTCGGTCTTCGAGTTCTCGATCATCGTCTTCGCCAGCGCCGTCCTCATCGCCTGTCCCTGTGCGCTGGGACTCGCCACCCCGGCCGCGACGATGGTCGGTACGAGCATCGGCGCCCGCAACGGCGTCCTCTTCAAGGGTGGCGACGTGCTGGAACAGGTCCGCGACATCGATGCCGTCGTCTTCGACAAGACGGGGACGCTCACCAGGGGCGAGATGCGACTCACCGACGTCGTGGCCCTCGACGACCAGGCCGTCGCCGATGGCGGCGTTCTGCAGACACGGATCGACGAGTCGTTCGTCCTGCGGATGGCTGCGAGTGCGGAACGCGGGAGCGAGCACCCGCTTGCCGCGGCCATCGTCGATGGCGCGACGGATCGTGACCTCGAGGTGAGCGAACCGACCGACTTCGAGAACGTCCCCGGACACGGCATCCGCGCGACGGTCGCAGACACGGAGGTCCTCGTCGGCAATCGAGCGTTACTCGAGTCGAACGACGTCGACACAGAACGGGTATCGGAGACGCTGCAGACGTTCGAATCGGCGGGGAAAACGGCGATGCTCGTCGCCGTCGATGGCCAGGTAGTCGGTGTCATCGCGACCGCGGACGAGATCAAAGAATCCGCAAAGCGGGCCGTCGCGACACTCACCACGCGCGGCCAGGACGTGTGGATGATCACCGGTGACAACGAACGGACGGCGAAAGCGGTCGCCCAGGAGGTCGGTATCGACGCCGACAACGTCATGGCGGGTGTGCTCCCCGAGGACAAGGCGAACGCCATCGACGAGATTCAGACCGATGGCCGTCGGGCAATGATGGTTGGTGATGGCGTCAACGACGCGCCCGCACTCGCGGCTGCTTCCGTGGGGACCGCCATCGGGAGCGGGACCGACGTGGCGATCGAAGCCGGGGACGTGACGCTCATGCGGGACGACCCCCTCGACGTTGTGAAGGCGATCCGCATCTCCGAGGCGACCCTGGAGAAGATCAAGCAGAACCTCTTCTGGGCACTCGGCTACAACACCGTGATGATCCCTCTGGCATCGCTCGGGTTGTTGCAGCCAGTGCTGGCGGCGGCCGCGATGGCGTTTTCGAGCGTAAGTGTGCTGACGAACAGCCTACTGTTCCGCCGCTACACCCCGGACACCGACTACCACGTCCTCGGTGGTCTCCGACGATAG
- a CDS encoding heavy-metal-associated domain-containing protein has protein sequence MSITVTVTDMSCDGCEEIVEGAVADVRGVESVEADREAQTVTVEGDADVEAVKEAIDFAGYNPTEGTTTADDEDEPTEEVESSDESDEDEE, from the coding sequence ATGTCGATTACGGTTACCGTTACGGACATGTCCTGTGATGGCTGTGAAGAGATCGTCGAAGGCGCCGTCGCAGACGTCAGAGGCGTCGAATCGGTCGAAGCAGACCGCGAAGCACAGACGGTCACGGTCGAGGGCGATGCCGACGTCGAAGCGGTCAAAGAAGCTATCGACTTCGCGGGGTACAACCCCACCGAAGGGACGACCACGGCAGACGACGAAGACGAACCGACAGAAGAAGTCGAGTCGAGCGACGAATCTGACGAAGACGAGGAGTAA
- a CDS encoding MBL fold metallo-hydrolase, with protein sequence MQHIQLTNNAFEGRNSVYLVGSDDDGPTTLVDTGVATGPVREELESALEGHGVAFADVDQVLLTHWHHDHAGLAGEIQAASGATIYVHEADAPIVEGDEATLDALNERQERYFEQWGMPDDERAELVTFLDHHEGLRGVPADVTRVTDGDVVDVGDHSMSVVHLPGHAAGLVAYVFEREGRTEGFVGDAILPKYTPNVGGADVRVDAPLARYLDSLDRIVDLDLDRAWPGHRGPIFAPTERARDIARHHEYRTERVVDVVRNAGPLTTWEVSDALFGDLENIHILHGPGEADAHLTHLVDAGILSEEDGRYEMADETLSSTEVVERANLASR encoded by the coding sequence GTGCAGCACATCCAGTTGACGAACAACGCGTTCGAGGGACGCAACAGCGTCTACCTCGTGGGGAGTGACGACGACGGACCGACGACCCTGGTCGATACTGGTGTGGCGACTGGCCCGGTCCGGGAGGAACTGGAGAGCGCGCTCGAGGGACATGGCGTCGCATTCGCAGACGTAGACCAGGTGCTACTGACCCACTGGCACCACGACCACGCGGGTCTCGCGGGCGAGATACAGGCGGCAAGTGGTGCGACGATATACGTTCACGAGGCCGATGCACCCATCGTCGAGGGCGACGAAGCGACGCTCGACGCGCTGAACGAGCGACAGGAACGCTATTTCGAACAGTGGGGAATGCCCGACGACGAGCGCGCCGAACTCGTGACCTTCCTCGACCATCACGAAGGCCTCCGCGGCGTCCCAGCCGACGTCACGAGGGTCACCGATGGAGACGTAGTGGACGTCGGCGACCACTCGATGTCGGTCGTGCATCTACCGGGCCACGCGGCGGGTCTCGTCGCGTACGTCTTCGAGCGCGAAGGACGAACCGAGGGGTTCGTCGGCGATGCGATCCTGCCGAAGTACACCCCGAACGTGGGCGGTGCCGACGTCCGCGTGGACGCACCGCTGGCCAGGTACCTCGACAGTCTCGACCGTATCGTCGACCTCGACCTCGACCGGGCGTGGCCGGGACACCGCGGGCCGATATTCGCCCCCACGGAACGTGCCCGAGATATCGCCCGCCACCACGAGTACCGAACAGAACGTGTAGTCGACGTCGTCCGTAACGCCGGACCCCTGACCACGTGGGAGGTCAGCGACGCCCTGTTCGGTGATCTGGAGAACATCCACATCCTCCACGGCCCTGGCGAGGCCGACGCACACCTCACCCATCTCGTCGACGCCGGTATCCTCTCGGAGGAAGACGGCCGTTACGAGATGGCCGACGAGACGCTCTCCTCGACCGAGGTCGTCGAACGGGCCAACCTGGCCAGTCGCTGA
- a CDS encoding acyl-CoA synthetase, whose product MSVDYDAAVDQFDWDIPEDFAIPSVVESHAAEFGDRTALRFLDRAGRRETLTFGELRDGMNRFANALESMGVGKGDRVLHLLPRHPDVFAIQLGALKRGALLVPSSEMLQPNDIEFRATDCDATTIVAHESLTGMVDPILEDTPIERTIVVDGHVDGWERYEDLVSDRSTTHDGPSLSAQDPMSINYTSGTTGKPKPVLHRHRWLYAFSRVNGPYWWGVSVDDDLSDELLWATTGTGWAKWFWSPVGVGLATGATQLVYEGEFEPDIFLDVMESEGVTRLCAVPTQYRMWSQEDLDSWDLALTDALSAGEPLNVEPIEAFDDAFGVTPRDGYGQTETVALVTNYPGIDVKPGSMGKPTPGLETTIIDTQDDEEVEPGEIGEIAVPVDNPGIFDGYYEKPHLDDKTFRGEYYRTGDLARQDEDGYFFFEGRADDIIISSGYRIGPFEVEDALVSHDAVSEAAAVASPHDDRGNVVKAYVVLTEEYEPSESLVDEIQEFMKSETAPYKYPRRIDFVDELPKTSSGKIRRIELRSAETDQFGG is encoded by the coding sequence ATGTCAGTAGATTACGATGCCGCCGTCGACCAGTTCGACTGGGACATCCCCGAGGACTTCGCCATTCCCTCGGTCGTCGAGTCACATGCGGCGGAGTTCGGCGACCGAACGGCCCTTCGGTTCCTGGACCGAGCCGGACGACGCGAGACTCTGACGTTCGGAGAACTGCGGGATGGAATGAATCGCTTCGCGAACGCCCTGGAATCGATGGGCGTGGGGAAGGGTGACCGTGTTTTGCACCTATTACCCCGCCATCCCGACGTTTTCGCCATCCAGTTAGGGGCCTTGAAACGTGGGGCACTGCTCGTCCCCTCCTCCGAGATGCTCCAACCGAACGACATCGAGTTCAGGGCAACCGATTGCGATGCGACGACCATCGTCGCCCACGAATCCCTCACCGGGATGGTCGATCCTATCCTCGAAGACACACCCATCGAGCGCACAATCGTCGTCGACGGCCACGTCGACGGCTGGGAACGATACGAGGACCTCGTTTCGGATCGATCGACGACCCACGACGGCCCGTCCCTTTCTGCACAGGACCCGATGTCGATCAATTACACCAGCGGAACGACCGGAAAACCCAAACCGGTACTGCATCGCCACCGATGGCTGTACGCGTTCAGTCGCGTGAACGGGCCGTACTGGTGGGGTGTCTCGGTCGACGACGACCTGTCGGACGAACTGCTCTGGGCAACCACTGGCACCGGGTGGGCGAAGTGGTTCTGGAGTCCCGTCGGAGTCGGATTGGCGACGGGTGCGACACAACTCGTCTACGAGGGAGAGTTCGAACCCGACATCTTCCTTGACGTGATGGAGTCGGAGGGGGTTACGCGTCTCTGTGCCGTTCCAACCCAGTACCGTATGTGGTCTCAGGAGGATCTGGACTCGTGGGACCTGGCGTTGACCGACGCGCTCTCCGCCGGGGAGCCACTCAACGTCGAACCGATCGAAGCGTTCGACGACGCATTCGGTGTCACACCCCGTGACGGCTATGGCCAGACCGAGACCGTCGCACTCGTCACGAACTATCCCGGTATCGACGTGAAACCTGGGAGCATGGGGAAGCCGACACCTGGTCTCGAGACGACCATCATCGACACGCAAGACGACGAGGAGGTCGAACCGGGTGAGATCGGTGAGATAGCCGTCCCGGTCGACAATCCGGGAATCTTCGATGGATACTACGAGAAACCGCACCTCGACGATAAGACGTTCCGGGGCGAGTACTATCGAACAGGCGACCTGGCACGGCAGGACGAGGACGGCTACTTCTTCTTCGAGGGACGCGCCGACGATATCATCATCTCCTCTGGGTACCGGATCGGTCCATTCGAGGTGGAAGACGCCCTCGTCAGCCACGATGCGGTCTCCGAGGCCGCAGCCGTCGCGAGTCCGCACGATGATCGCGGGAACGTCGTCAAGGCCTACGTGGTACTGACCGAGGAGTACGAACCGAGCGAGTCACTGGTGGACGAGATTCAGGAATTCATGAAGTCGGAGACGGCACCCTACAAATATCCGCGCCGCATCGACTTCGTGGACGAACTCCCGAAGACCTCCAGTGGGAAGATCCGTCGGATCGAACTCCGCTCTGCAGAGACGGATCAGTTCGGTGGCTGA
- a CDS encoding uracil-DNA glycosylase family protein, with amino-acid sequence MENITDRTRNPFGMEPPCDRYVPGYGDANADVHVIGDHPGRHGGIETGVPFTDSIAGERIQRVLEAVGLLSDPGDAPTAQNLFCSYLHMCVSDEEPTSESYLEMERYFDTELRAITAHVLVPVGERAVRHVLEQFSTYPVANLDVRAVHATEISGGAWLIVPVTDPIDWTDDDADELIATLEAVLDRDYARESDLGRFLTDPDPYLVR; translated from the coding sequence GTGGAGAACATCACGGACCGCACACGGAACCCCTTCGGGATGGAACCACCATGTGACCGGTACGTGCCCGGCTATGGGGATGCCAATGCCGACGTGCACGTCATCGGCGATCACCCCGGGCGTCACGGCGGCATCGAGACCGGCGTCCCGTTTACCGATTCCATCGCCGGCGAACGCATTCAGCGTGTACTCGAGGCAGTGGGCCTCTTGTCCGATCCTGGCGACGCTCCGACCGCCCAGAACCTGTTCTGCTCCTATCTACACATGTGCGTGTCGGACGAAGAACCGACCTCGGAGTCGTATTTGGAGATGGAGCGGTACTTCGATACGGAACTACGGGCGATTACCGCCCACGTCCTCGTCCCCGTCGGCGAGCGCGCAGTCCGGCACGTCCTCGAGCAATTCTCGACGTACCCGGTGGCGAACCTCGATGTCAGGGCAGTCCACGCGACGGAGATATCTGGCGGTGCGTGGCTGATCGTCCCTGTCACGGATCCGATCGACTGGACCGATGACGACGCCGACGAATTGATCGCAACACTCGAAGCGGTCCTGGACCGAGATTACGCCCGAGAGAGCGACCTGGGTCGGTTCCTCACCGACCCGGACCCGTATCTCGTTCGGTGA
- a CDS encoding helix-turn-helix domain-containing protein yields the protein MSQSEDTVRDLPPSGKLVLKVLEYNGGLTQKQIVEKSRLSQRTVRDALDRLQEQSIVEKNIYVPDARQNLYTLTVESEAPVEAHASLD from the coding sequence ATGTCCCAGTCCGAAGACACCGTCCGAGACCTGCCCCCGAGTGGAAAGCTAGTCCTGAAGGTTCTCGAGTACAACGGCGGCCTCACCCAGAAACAGATCGTCGAGAAGTCCCGCCTCTCTCAGCGGACCGTCCGCGACGCCCTGGACCGACTTCAGGAGCAGAGCATCGTCGAGAAGAACATCTACGTTCCCGACGCCCGGCAGAACCTGTACACCCTCACCGTCGAATCAGAGGCCCCCGTCGAGGCCCACGCTTCCCTCGACTGA
- a CDS encoding AsnC family transcriptional regulator, producing the protein MRDLDDIDIEILGLLVEDGRRPYREIADEVGLSPPAVSDRVQRLRDQGVIRRFTVALDREQLREGTPVLVTLEVDPAKLDTVRASIREAEAVEHCFVTVDSRLVVQANAPADVRQWLLSIVEPEHVEEMAVDLLSSSEWTPAVGATEFALTCDECGNTVTAEGVTARIGGEVKQFCCGSCEARYREAYENLASDV; encoded by the coding sequence ATGCGCGACCTCGACGACATCGACATCGAGATCCTCGGGTTGCTGGTCGAGGATGGGCGGCGGCCCTATCGAGAGATCGCAGACGAGGTCGGACTCTCGCCACCGGCCGTCTCCGATCGGGTCCAGCGGCTCCGCGATCAGGGCGTCATTCGGCGGTTCACCGTCGCGCTCGACAGGGAGCAGCTCAGAGAGGGGACGCCAGTGCTCGTCACCCTCGAGGTCGACCCGGCGAAACTCGACACCGTTCGAGCGTCCATTCGCGAGGCGGAGGCCGTCGAACACTGCTTCGTGACCGTCGACTCCCGGCTGGTCGTGCAGGCGAACGCACCGGCGGACGTCAGACAGTGGCTACTGTCGATCGTCGAACCCGAACACGTCGAGGAGATGGCGGTCGATCTCCTCAGCAGTTCGGAGTGGACCCCTGCAGTCGGCGCGACGGAGTTCGCTCTCACCTGCGACGAGTGCGGGAACACGGTGACCGCCGAGGGTGTGACCGCACGGATCGGCGGCGAGGTGAAACAGTTCTGCTGTGGGTCCTGTGAAGCACGGTACCGTGAAGCATACGAAAACCTCGCGAGCGATGTCTGA